The following is a genomic window from Neurospora crassa OR74A linkage group III, whole genome shotgun sequence.
AGGCTACGCTTTACAACTGGGTCATCAGCCTCCCCAGACTAATCCAATCTAACGATGAGCGCATCAAGCAGCTTGCAGTTAGAAATATCCTGAGGGGTTCCAAAATGGCCTCAGCCATGGGAATAGACTCGTCTACGCTGAATGATTCGTTAGGCGACTCTCTCAGGGACAGCATAGTTGCCTTAATCAAGGGCTCAAAGCCCTCCAAGGTGGTGGGAGATGTTGACGAGAATAGCTTGTCCACAGCCACGGACCTTACCGTGTCATGCCCCAATATTCAGTTATACCCTCCAGTTTTGTTGGACTCGGAGGGCATCAAGTCGACAAGAGCGGAGATCACCAAGCTGATTGCCAACATTGGCTCACCAGCCCAGCAAACAAAGCTAGCCGCTGCAATGCTAGGCGGTTTGCGAGACTCGGAAGGCGTCGAACAGATTGCCTCATACTGGCTTGCCTTTGAGCTTCTCAAGACAACGTATAACAGTACATCGGATATGGAAGACCTGGTGGACATGTCTTCTCTTGATGAGAACCGATACCAAGAGCAGGTCTTCCAGGAGCTCTACGATTTCTCTGCGTCCATCTTAGCTTCCCATTCAGACTCACAGGACAACGACTGGCGTATCGAGGCAATTGCCCTCGAAGTAACCGCTTTTGCGGCATCCCGAATGAAGGAGGATTTCCGGCCGGAGCTGATTGACGTGCTCTACCCTGTCACCACATTCCTCGGGTCGCCGACACCCCAACTGCGCAGTCATGCCATTACGACATTGAACGTAATAGCAGCCTCTTGCGGATACAAGAACGTCTCGGAGCTGGTCGTCGATAATGCGGATTACATGGTCAATTCCATTTCTCTCCGCCTCAACACTTTTGACATCTCGCCAGCCTCCACCAAGGTATTGGTAATGTTGATACGTCTAACAGGCCCACGATTGATTCCCTTCCTGGACGACGTTGTGGCCGCCATTTTCGCTGCTCTGGACAACTACCATGGCTACCCCGTATTTGTCGAGAGCCTGTTTTCCGTTCTCTCCGAGATAGTCACTCAAGGCGTGAAATCGGACATGCTGCTTCTCGAAGGATCCAATCCTCAAGCCGTCAGCCACCTGAAGCGAGGTCCGCAACCACTGGATATCGACTACATAGTCGACACCCTCAACAAGCGTGCTGAGCGAACCAAGCGAgcccgagaagaagaggccgaACCTCCCCAACCGCACCCCAAGAAACCCTGGGGCCCGGGTAAAACCGAGGAAGCTTCCCAAGCCAAGTCACTCCTCGACCAACTCGAGAACCCCGacccggaagaagaaggcgaaaaGGATGGTGGTCTACCAGATGATCCTTCCTCTGCCCTCGCCACCCgcgaagacgaggaaaagaagaaccagCCCTCCAACACACCCACCTACGCCTTACTCACCCGCGTCCTCACCCTCTCGCAGCACTACCTCACCTCTCCCACGCCGACCCTGCGCAAGTCCCTGCTCGACCTCGTGGCGACCGTCTCCCCTGCCCTAGCTCCGGACGAGAACGCATTTTTGCCACTTGTCCATACGGTCTGGCCAGTCGTGGTGGCCCGGATCAAGGACCCGGAACCGTTCGTGGCCATTGCCGCATGCAAGGCGCTGGGAAGCATGTGTGAAGCCGCAGGCGATTTTATGGCTAGTAGGTTCAGACAGGAGTGGGGAGATGGGATGGCGAAGTGGCTGAGAGGTATCAAGAGGGAGGCTGTCAAAGGGAGGGAGATGCCCAGAAGAACGGGAACGGGAGCCGGGAGAGCATTCATCACTGGTGGTAAGAAGGTTGACGACATGGAGATTGTGCTGCCTATTCATGGTCCCAATGGTGGGCACCAGCTGAGCTCGAAGCAGTTGGTTTCGACAACGAGCTCGACTGGGGGCGGAGCGCTAGGCAGGTTCTCGCAGGCTCATCAGTTGTGGGATGCGGCGCTGGGGTTGGTTACGGCTGTTTTGAAGTATGTGAGGGTGGATGACGAGATGTTCGATGAGATactggaggtggtggttgatgtgTTACATGAAccggagaggagggagttgAAGGAGGCGTTGGAGACGATCAATGCTGATGCGGTTTGGTTGGCGTTGTATGAGAGGGGGAGAGTGAAGGGAATCAAGAGCATGCCACGGGCTGTGAaggggtttgggtttgagTTTGTAAGGTTGCCAGGTGTGGTGGCTTGAAAGAAAGAGATTGAGTATCTGTCACGAGCCACATAGGCTAGACTTTGCTTCTATGAGCAAAACAAGCGAGTTTGGTTATGACAGATCGCGATGTACTTCAAGGTCAAAGTTTGATAGAAGAAAAGTGCAGGGTAAGTAACGATAACCAAGCCTGGCCCCAGCGAGCCCAGGTACCGAGTGCCATACATAGCATCTTGATCAacggggttagggttaaaaGAACGCTACTTCGGCTTACCCCTCCCGATACACTAGAAACCTTCCAGCCACGCCAACCTCCTGCATCCTCCTGCAGGCTGCAGCACCTGCGTTCATGCCGTTGGTCAGTTTATCCTATCAAATCCCGCTTCAGCTTTCCATCGCATTGAGATTGCGTGCAGGACACACCCAGCCAGGCGGGCGGTGTGGATAACTGGTCGGTCTTCTTCGGGGTCAACGGGGCCCTTGTGCAGTTCAGTTGTGTCTCAAAAAACACCAGTCATCTTACACAAAATTCACACGATAACAACATCTCCACCTCAACAAAACAATACCTCCAGTATCATTCACATTCGTggttctctctctctttttattttttatttttccaACTCAAATACGGCCATACGGGAAGCAACAATGTCCTCCTTTTTAAAGTTTCTCGTCTCCTCCGGGGACGCCAGCTCCTCACGTCGGCACAAACATCCTTACTACCCGCGCGAGGTTGTCGTCCCCAACTATGCGCCCAACACGTACACGCTGCCTATGGTGCTTGGTGCATTTGGTGGAGCCACGGCCCTCTTGATGGTGGGAACGGTGGCCATTGGCAAGAAGGTCAATAAGCAGTTGACGTGGAAGGATGCGGGGGTGTTGGCGTGGTTTACGCTATGTGAGTTgcacttttcttttcttagGGTGGAACGCTTGATGATATGGATATATGAGGAACAGGGAAGTGGGACGCTATGAATATGTCAGAGTTTGATGAAAGAAGacaggatggatggatggatggatggatggatggatggatggatggatgtcaaAGTGGACAGTGGAGTTGTTGGTGAGTCAAGACAGGATGATGTGTGCTAACGAGATGTATCGTGAACAGGTGGTTTCTTGCATTGTTTCTTTGAAGGTGAGCACACACCAGCGTTCTCTCATTTCTTCTGAGATCAAGTGAAAACTAACGGCCTCCCCAGGCTACTATGTGCTCAACCACGCCACCCTCGCCAGCAAGCAGGACATCTTTGCTCAGCTGTGGAAGGAGTACGCGCTGTCCGACTCGCGGTACATGACCTCCGATCCATTCATGCTCTGCATTGAGACTCTGACCGTTCTCACATGGGgccctctctccttcctgGCCGTCTTTGCCATCATCAAGGGCAACACTAGCCTCCGTCACATCACCCAAACCATCGTCAGCGTTGGCCATCTCTACGGCGTCGCCCTCTACTTTGGCACCTGCTTCTTCCAGGAAAAGTTTCGCGGCATTTCGTACAGCAGACCGGAAACGCTGTACTACTGGGTTTACTACGCCGGCATGAACGCGCCTTGGGTTATTGTCCCTGCTAGTACgactcccccctcctctttcaaccccctttttttcttttcttttctttttttttcctttttcttttttcttagTGTTCCCCTTTTCCTGTTCTGGCAGAGCTAACAAAACCCCCcagtcctcctcttccaaaGCAGCAAGACCATTAGCCAAGGTCTCTCGGTCCTCAACAAAGTCAAGAGCATGAAGGGCGGCAGTTCATCCACCtccggcagcggcagcagcagcagcatttACAGCGGCAAGGCGGAGAGCATCAGATCGTTTGATGGCAGCAGTGAGAGCAAGAgtagcaacagcagcagcagcagcagcagaaaggCCGACAAGGAAAGCAAGCGCGAGCCTAGCAGGGATAGCAGAGATGGGGGcgaaaggaggagggatcGCGTCTCGGAGCAGGCTGCCTATTTCAGAGACGAAGGCAGGCCGGAGAGCATTGCGGAGAGCAAATATGAGATTTGGGAGGAGAACAGGGCGGATGCGAGGGAGCagttgaggaagaagaggacgacgGGTCGGAGGGAGTAAGAATGGATGTGGAATGTACATATAAAGTGGCGGCCATCAAGGTGTCAGGTTGGTTGGATAGGTAAGAGATGGGATGACACCGGCACGAGCTGGGATGGGCCAGTTCTTAACGTCTACATTGTAGCCCGGAGTGTGGGATCCACTTCTGCGGTCCGGTGGTGTGGGCGGGTGCGTGCTCGGGATCAGACCGGGTATTGAGACATGTGCACACCCCGTGGCTTCTCGGTTTCGGGATGATGAATGATGGGGCAGGTCGGCGTCGGTGTTTTttaactctttttttttttccagttAAGTAGTCTAGATGCTTAGAATCTGTAGACATTATGGCCTGCATGCTGTCTGGCGATCCACAGTGACGAAGTGCCTCGGCATGCTATCACTGAGACGAGTTTGTGAAATGTTTTCGACCGATGGTTCTAAACACTCTGTATCACCATCCATCTTGAAGATCGGTTACATTGATCGTCgtcctctattaaattagacGAACATGTCAGTTCTTAAGCCTTGACTCACTAGATCAATTAATGCTCGAGATTGTGGTTTCCGTAACTTGGTCACGATGATTCACGTGCAGTTAACTAGGAGGGCGCAAAGCAGTTAgacaagtacctctacaatTCTCCACATTGGAAGCTCTTGGTCCCACAATTGGCTCTAATTGGATGTGTCCTTCCCCATACCCAGGGGCATTACAGATGCCATCCTTGTCCCTCCCTTGCCGTCTGCTAGGCCAACCCCAGGATGCCGAGGTTCACAGCTGACAGGACCCAAAAAGCCAACTGAAGGCAAGCGCTGTGAATTGAATGACAGGATCCTTTCAGTCTTTTAATTTGACATCGATCAAATGACACTTGCATGTTCACCTGCTTCTCCCATCTCAACTGCACTGCGCCTGTTTACAtcaataaagtattttaagaCTACCTACTTGATTGCATTGGATGATTGTCTCCGACACGCTTTCCACCAGTAGCGAGCGGGTTCgcgcctctccctcttcgtTTTCAGCTCTCTTCGCGCGCCAGACGGGGGTGCACCAGATTCCTACCTATTCAGGCCGAGAAAAAAACAACATCCGAGTTCACCTGCCACCGCTAGCCACCGCCAATCCTAATCGATCCCAGTTCGCTCCAACCCCCTCTCCAGGGCGCCCTTCCCCCGGTTTTTCCACTGTCTATCGCGCAGGGGCAATTGCAACAATTCCTTCGCATCGATCCATCAACAACTGAGGACTGAGGCAGTAAAATCACAATGGCTTCCAATCTCGATTCATCGTCCTATCTCAGTCCGAGCATGATCGGATCCGGAATCATGTCGTCCTCGCTCTCGTCGCTCTCGTCGTCCGTCTCCTCGGCGCGCCATCCGTCCTCGTCCAACATTTCCAAGGCTTACAGACAGGCCTCAACACTATTTCTCACCCGTCGACTACCCGAAGCCCTGTCCACTGTTCTACCTTTAATCACACCGTCTTCCTCCGAATTCGCTACTCCTGGGGATGTTGCTTCCGGCGCCGCCGCATTCGACCCGGCACCTGTCGCCAAGGCGTCACGATCCACCAGGATAAAGGTGTGGAGTCTGTACCTGACCATCCTCAACGCGATTCTGGAGTTGAACTCGGACGAGGGCAAGGACGCCTTTGGCACACAGGAGTGGAGGGCTCTCTGCCACAAGGTGCGCGAGGGGGAGGTTTGGGAGGAAGTAGTACGCAGTGGATACCATGGGTCCGAGGGAGATGTCGATGCGGATGTGGTTATCAACTTGTAAGTCGGCCAGCAACACCATCATTTCTGTCAGCCAGCCAACAAGGTACTAACACCCCCCATTTACAGAGCcacccttctcctcggccacGCCAAAACTCAGACCCTCAACCAAAAACGTCTAGAAAACTATCTAGCCGCCGCCCGCACCCCCAACCTCGATCTGACGGATCGTCTCTCGGGTCCCTCTGGCCCGGGTGGTTCCTCCGCCTCTCCAGCCCGTCGCCTGCGCTCATCCTCCAAATCTGGAGTGGCGACCGGACATGGCGCTGACACCCCGCGAGACCTCAATGCGCGCGTCAAGATTCTCGAACTGTACACTTTGCATGTGCTCCCACGCAACGACGAGTGGGCGTGCGCGCGAGAGTTCATCAACATGAGCGCGGTCCTGGACGACGAGCGGAAAGAAGCTTTCATCCAGGCGCTGGACTCGCTGAAGGAGGATCAGGAAGAAGCGGAGCGGAAAGCGCGCGAAAAGGAGGATGCGATTCGCAAGGACATTGAGAATGCGCGCAAGCTGAGGGCGGAGAACGAGGAGCgcgagaggaagaggttggaggaggaaagacAGAAGAGAGAGGCGGCGGGGGTGAACGCAAGTACGGCTGCTAGTGCAGGGAGCGGACCGACGACGGAAGGGGAATCGGGTGTTGAGGCCAAGGGGACGGGAACGGGGACGACGAAGAAACCGAatctgaagaagaaggcttcCGCGTTGAAGAACGGGGGggcctcgtcgtcgtcggcgtctTCGAAACCGGCTAGGCCGTCAAGGAAAGGAGCGTCGTCACCGACCGCGACCAAGACGACGGGTTCTTCTTCGAGTGCCGTGACCGGCCCTGGAATGGGCACGAAGGCGGCTTTGATACTGAACAATATCCGGTCGGTGTTGGATCAGGTTATGACGGCATTCCATGGGAACCCGTTCCTGCTGTACCGGACGCTGGCGTTCATTATCGGGTTCCTGCTGATGTTCAGCAAAAAGAGCGTGAGGGAGAGAATCACAAGAGTGGTGCAGCAAGGGTGGGGGAAAGTGAAGGCTACGGCTGGAATGGGGATGAAAGTTAGTTACATTTGATCCGAGCCCCTTTTTTGCTGCTTGGGTACCAGTATTATTTTGGACATTGGGAGTAAGGGAGGGAATATTCCTGCTCTGATGATAATTAGCATTGCGGCTGTTGTCGCAGCAGGTTTTGGCATGCGACAGTTTTGTTTCGAGTCTATCGTTAATGGGTCATGCATCACGGAAAATAGCTTGTTTCGTTTTCAGTTCATAGTCAAAAGAGATGACACAATCACTGCAACCTGACATGTGATGGCAAAATCTCTAAAGAGTAACCAAGGCCATGTTAGTCAACGCCTAATTAAGAGTACGTGCTTGCTTTTCAGCTTTGTCTTTCTCAACTCCTGCCCTCTTATGCTATGTATGTGAACAGAACTCCCTAACGCCCTTGATGCCAAGTCAAATGCAGCTTGAGCTTGTGACAAATTTCTTTTCTCGAAGTTATATGCCCCTTCCAACATGGTTTCCATCCGTCACAGCCAGGAGCCCATCTCATATCAGGAAACTAACCACCCCAAACAATCTTCCCACACAAGCCCATGCCCGGGCATCTCTATTGTTAAAATGTTCGatttgttttcttttggtAAAATAGCTATTGTGTGAAAACGTACTTCGTTAGCCTCTAATCTTTACGAGCACGCCATCTCCAAGCACTTTATCCCACGGCAAgcgggaagggggggggaaaaagaagaagagaactTACATCCGTCCTGGAACTACCCAGGTTTATAATTTTGGGACACCCATCCCTGTCCTTTTCGAGTCTGGTGCACTCGAAGCAGTAGAACGCGTCCGAGATGCCCTCGCCGCCGCACACCACGCACTTGTTCTGGTAGTTGCCGAACGAGCACTCGTCGCAGATGCGCACCAGTGT
Proteins encoded in this region:
- the pex26 gene encoding peroxin-26 Pex26-Penicillium chrysogenum, with amino-acid sequence MASNLDSSSYLSPSMIGSGIMSSSLSSLSSSVSSARHPSSSNISKAYRQASTLFLTRRLPEALSTVLPLITPSSSEFATPGDVASGAAAFDPAPVAKASRSTRIKVWSLYLTILNAILELNSDEGKDAFGTQEWRALCHKVREGEVWEEVVRSGYHGSEGDVDADVVINLATLLLGHAKTQTLNQKRLENYLAAARTPNLDLTDRLSGPSGPGGSSASPARRLRSSSKSGVATGHGADTPRDLNARVKILELYTLHVLPRNDEWACAREFINMSAVLDDERKEAFIQALDSLKEDQEEAERKAREKEDAIRKDIENARKLRAENEERERKRLEEERQKREAAGVNASTAASAGSGPTTEGESGVEAKGTGTGTTKKPNLKKKASALKNGGASSSSASSKPARPSRKGASSPTATKTTGSSSSAVTGPGMGTKAALILNNIRSVLDQVMTAFHGNPFLLYRTLAFIIGFLLMFSKKSVRERITRVVQQGWGKVKATAGMGMKVSYI
- a CDS encoding pre-mRNA splicing factor, with the translated sequence MSRHHPDLVMCRKQSGIAIGRLCDKCDGKCPVCDSYVRPTTLVRICDECSFGNYQNKCVVCGGEGISDAFYCFECTRLEKDRDGCPKIINLGSSRTDLFYQKKTNRTF
- a CDS encoding EBDP2, whose translation is MSSFLKFLVSSGDASSSRRHKHPYYPREVVVPNYAPNTYTLPMVLGAFGGATALLMVGTVAIGKKVNKQLTWKDAGVLAWFTLCGFLHCFFEGYYVLNHATLASKQDIFAQLWKEYALSDSRYMTSDPFMLCIETLTVLTWGPLSFLAVFAIIKGNTSLRHITQTIVSVGHLYGVALYFGTCFFQEKFRGISYSRPETLYYWVYYAGMNAPWVIVPAILLFQSSKTISQGLSVLNKVKSMKGGSSSTSGSGSSSSIYSGKAESIRSFDGSSESKSSNSSSSSSRKADKESKREPSRDSRDGGERRRDRVSEQAAYFRDEGRPESIAESKYEIWEENRADAREQLRKKRTTGRRE